TGATGCTTAAGATCAGCTAAAGtttggatttcaatatcacggtaatcatgtttgcttggaactgtagtcattataactattgatttagtataagcatagaaccaatccggtagtaagatatacgatagtagctatctaccatataagatataagtcgcttgtgaATAGACTACCATAATCAAGAGATCATACGTAATCCAATTTACCTCATGTTGATATTTcagtcataaaatgttgtgTTCACATTCGTATTGTTCGAATTTCATTGAGCATagttgataacataaatactaacaaaccaccggttttggatgggattacttttaacaccgcataatatgctaaaaaggtaccattcaggtacgatatgaagcggagttacaaaccggttcactggtatggagttatctgggtgcgataattcaatcaaaccaaaagccgtttgtaagaaaattaaaccaattagataatatggtagatagggaacaaactgtctccagacgttcttaacccagctcacgtattacatctgacggtgaactagcgttcctaactgaatcttgttcaataacaagggagtaatgagccgacatggaggtgctgatacaatccgaggattagaactcccaatattatctgacctgttatccccggcgtaccttacgaccgttatatgatttagagatagaatgtaatgtggattaatatccacatggtttctacaaagtgtagatataaaatagtgaatggttctgtaaagatcttgcataacatacctttagatttgcttagcattatagagcttgtaggcatgtaagtaactaaagaactatagatactttgagtgaagaatacaaggatagctccaacaataacatggctaaaatgtataccagttaagatgaaaagtccattaccaaatgcattatcattaatataaagagatagtcctaagtattccgtacagactaacattaagaaggcgactaccaaagtgaatgtcatgatattcgtacagcttgtatacaaatgttggtttttcaaatatacgctggataccactatacttaatgcagagcatagttaagatgataactattgtggatatagaaccaattgaacaccatgtattaatataacaaagataatcagggtaatctggtatccttcttggcataacgttgaaaccaagtatatgcatagggatgaaaattaataagatactacctaagaagactacaaaccagatgcttaaatatggagaagcaccggtatttacatg
This genomic stretch from Besnoitia besnoiti strain Bb-Ger1 chromosome Unknown contig00138, whole genome shotgun sequence harbors:
- a CDS encoding uncharacterized protein (encoded by transcript BESB_024760), yielding MTFTLVVAFLMLVCTEYLGLSLYINDNAFGNGLFILTGIHFSHVIVGAILVFFTQSIYSSLVTYMPTSSIMLSKSKVFNI